A portion of the Streptomyces sp. NBC_01335 genome contains these proteins:
- a CDS encoding fumarylacetoacetate hydrolase family protein, which yields MRIANLSGRLALVTGERAVDVHEASDHRFSADPQAIFERWDEFRAWAADAALGTGTPFDPADLGAPAPAPRQLFAIGLNYREHVAEAGYGAPEGMPPVFTKFAGSISGPVTDVVLPEGGNTDWEVELVVVIGRPARRVREEDAWDHVAGLTVGQDLSERVLQMSGPAPQFGLAKSYPGFSPMGPCLVTPDEFDDPDNLELTCSVNGEQVQHGFTRQLIFSVPALLAKLSAVLPLSPGDVIYTGTPSGVGLGRTPQRWLRAGDELISSIQGIGELRQRLLSA from the coding sequence ATGCGTATCGCCAACCTGTCCGGACGGCTGGCCCTCGTCACGGGCGAGCGGGCCGTGGACGTGCACGAAGCCAGCGACCACCGATTCTCCGCCGACCCGCAGGCGATCTTCGAACGGTGGGACGAATTCCGGGCATGGGCCGCCGACGCGGCCCTCGGCACCGGCACCCCCTTCGACCCGGCCGATCTCGGCGCACCGGCGCCGGCGCCGCGCCAGCTGTTCGCCATCGGCCTCAACTACCGCGAGCACGTCGCCGAGGCCGGATACGGCGCCCCCGAAGGCATGCCACCGGTGTTCACCAAGTTCGCCGGCAGCATCAGCGGACCCGTCACCGACGTGGTGCTGCCGGAAGGGGGAAACACCGACTGGGAGGTCGAACTGGTCGTCGTCATCGGCCGTCCCGCCCGGCGGGTGCGCGAGGAGGACGCGTGGGACCACGTGGCCGGCCTGACGGTCGGGCAGGACCTTTCGGAGCGCGTCCTGCAGATGAGCGGTCCCGCGCCCCAGTTCGGCCTCGCGAAGTCCTACCCCGGGTTCTCGCCCATGGGCCCCTGCCTGGTCACCCCCGACGAGTTCGACGACCCGGACAACCTCGAACTCACCTGCAGCGTCAACGGTGAGCAGGTACAGCACGGTTTCACCCGGCAGCTGATCTTTTCCGTTCCGGCTCTCCTCGCCAAGCTGTCGGCGGTGCTGCCGCTGTCACCCGGGGACGTCATCTACACCGGCACGCCGTCGGGTGTCGGCCTCGGCCGCACGCCGCAGCGGTGGCTCCGGGCGGGCGACGAACTCATCAGCTCGATCCAGGGCATCGGCGAACTGCGTCAGCGGTTGCTGTCCGCGTGA
- a CDS encoding universal stress protein has product MFHRILVAIDSSPARRSAVRLAGDMARLTGAEVSVLHVVASAASFAAVVPLEEDTEAKAVLDEAVTTLRDGGIHAEGAVVNALTTRTAATISSAAEEFQADLLVLSPHRHGLFAALFNPRVSDAVVHHSSIAVLLTPGDGEGERR; this is encoded by the coding sequence GTGTTCCATCGCATTCTCGTCGCCATCGACTCCAGTCCGGCCCGTCGTTCTGCCGTACGTCTGGCCGGTGACATGGCCAGGCTGACCGGGGCCGAGGTCAGCGTTCTGCACGTCGTGGCCTCCGCGGCTTCCTTCGCCGCAGTGGTTCCGCTGGAGGAGGACACGGAAGCCAAGGCCGTCCTCGACGAAGCCGTCACCACGCTGCGCGACGGCGGCATCCACGCCGAGGGTGCCGTCGTGAACGCCCTGACGACCCGGACAGCCGCCACCATCTCCTCCGCCGCCGAGGAGTTCCAGGCGGATCTCCTGGTCCTCAGCCCCCACCGGCACGGGTTGTTCGCAGCCCTGTTCAACCCACGCGTCAGCGACGCGGTGGTTCACCACAGCAGCATCGCCGTACTCCTGACGCCCGGGGACGGCGAGGGCGAGCGTCGGTGA
- a CDS encoding helix-turn-helix domain-containing protein: MPVRRAGGTPDFGATLRGLRREASLTIEGLAEASGVSVRAIGDLERGRRAVPRPRTAAALAEGLGLSGSGRQRLLGAARAGRSDGYTPVGVRAVPGEIPDFVGRRRELARLEELAERMSGGRAPDGSDAQPTIVAVSGPPGAGKTTLALEAARRLAGHFPDGQVVVDMRGLDEQAPDPGGLMIGVLRALRVTDKELTHVGAQGHPELYRRTLAARRFVLVLDNARDEAQVRPLLPGSGKGIVVVTSRRLLTGLESVHRLPLDGFSPREAASLLSTFIDGERASATDAAELEEVARYCGRLPLALRLAGSLLATHRTWSVRRLAERLAPDDSRLAVLDAGDMRVSAAFGLSYRQLTEEAARMFRLLAVLPGPDVSTAVAAHLSGQGFFDAEDTLEELVEKGLLGVAGDRYRLHDLLRLYARTRLHAEETPGDIACARSGAREWPLRTTGAADRWYEPGHGAPSTVRQEDVTALRGGGTRPAAGAGHGPADRLRSHRTDCRKGSVTSVPAC, from the coding sequence ATGCCGGTGCGTAGGGCGGGAGGCACGCCGGATTTCGGAGCCACGCTTCGTGGGCTGCGACGGGAGGCTTCACTCACCATCGAGGGTCTGGCGGAAGCCTCGGGGGTGAGCGTCCGCGCCATCGGTGACCTGGAGCGAGGAAGACGGGCGGTGCCACGGCCGCGTACGGCGGCCGCTCTTGCCGAGGGGTTGGGACTGTCCGGGTCCGGGAGGCAGCGCCTGCTCGGCGCGGCCCGCGCCGGCCGCAGCGACGGGTACACCCCTGTCGGTGTGCGCGCCGTACCTGGGGAAATACCCGACTTCGTGGGGCGGCGGCGTGAGCTGGCACGGCTTGAGGAACTGGCGGAGCGGATGTCCGGCGGCCGGGCGCCGGACGGCTCGGACGCACAGCCGACGATCGTGGCTGTCTCGGGGCCGCCCGGAGCGGGCAAGACGACGCTGGCGCTGGAGGCGGCCCGCCGGCTGGCCGGCCACTTCCCCGACGGGCAGGTCGTGGTCGACATGCGGGGACTGGACGAACAGGCGCCCGATCCGGGCGGGCTCATGATCGGCGTGCTGCGGGCTCTGCGGGTCACCGACAAGGAGCTGACGCACGTGGGTGCGCAGGGGCACCCCGAGCTGTACCGGCGGACTCTGGCGGCGCGGCGGTTCGTACTCGTCCTCGACAACGCGCGTGACGAGGCACAGGTGCGTCCGCTGCTGCCCGGCTCCGGCAAGGGAATCGTGGTGGTCACGAGCCGACGCCTGCTCACCGGCCTGGAGAGCGTGCACCGTCTGCCGCTGGACGGGTTCTCGCCGCGCGAGGCCGCGTCCCTGCTGAGCACCTTCATCGACGGGGAACGCGCGTCGGCCACCGACGCCGCCGAGCTCGAAGAGGTCGCCCGGTACTGCGGCCGTCTGCCGCTCGCGCTCCGGCTGGCCGGGAGCCTGCTCGCCACGCACCGGACGTGGTCGGTGCGGCGGCTGGCGGAGCGGCTCGCCCCCGACGACAGCCGCCTGGCGGTCCTCGACGCCGGAGACATGCGCGTGTCCGCGGCGTTCGGCCTCTCCTACCGGCAGCTCACCGAGGAAGCCGCCCGCATGTTCAGGCTGCTCGCCGTGCTCCCGGGCCCGGACGTCTCCACGGCCGTGGCCGCGCACTTGTCCGGGCAGGGATTCTTCGACGCGGAGGACACCCTGGAGGAACTGGTGGAGAAGGGCTTGCTGGGCGTCGCGGGCGACCGGTACCGGCTGCACGACCTGCTGCGGCTCTACGCCCGGACGAGGCTGCACGCCGAGGAGACCCCCGGCGACATCGCGTGCGCCCGGAGCGGCGCGCGCGAGTGGCCGCTCCGGACCACGGGGGCGGCGGACCGCTGGTACGAGCCCGGCCACGGGGCCCCGTCCACCGTCCGGCAGGAGGATGTCACCGCTCTCCGCGGAGGAGGGACACGACCGGCTGCCGGCGCAGGGCACGGACCGGCCGACCGCCTGCGGAGTCACCGGACCGACTGCCGGAAAGGATCGGTCACCTCCGTGCCCGCGTGCTGA
- a CDS encoding helix-turn-helix domain-containing protein, translating into MSPVLLTSLKREEQGLAVRHDTVDRNPVPVTVVPHGTEPFTGRIVTERVGALRTSTVEAGARLVRRTKSHIERSPERLMAVGVQTTGRTVLVQAGRQVTADPGDLFVYDTSRPYFLDHPEHFSVHVVYIPRHALALSDEALDSIAGTAFTTGQGCAAVLKPVLTIVATSAHTCSASTTNGLVNGLIDLFATLVAERHEGPAEGAATTRHHLVRCVRRHIDENLGDPALSPESVARAHHISVRYLHRLFEDEGITVGRLIQRRRLERCAYELARRGRTMPTVSAVAQRWGFVNPAHFSRVFRGAYGLSPREWRALRHQSGATTRTADQHAGTEVTDPFRQSVR; encoded by the coding sequence ATGAGCCCGGTGTTGCTGACTTCCCTCAAGCGCGAGGAACAGGGCCTCGCGGTCCGGCACGACACGGTGGACCGGAATCCGGTGCCCGTGACAGTCGTGCCGCACGGCACTGAGCCTTTCACCGGGCGGATCGTCACCGAGCGTGTGGGGGCCCTGCGGACGTCCACCGTCGAAGCCGGCGCCCGACTCGTCAGGCGGACGAAGTCCCACATCGAGCGGTCCCCGGAACGGCTGATGGCTGTCGGTGTCCAGACGACCGGCCGGACGGTCCTCGTCCAGGCGGGCCGCCAGGTCACCGCCGACCCGGGTGACCTCTTCGTCTACGACACCTCACGCCCGTACTTCCTCGACCACCCGGAACACTTCTCCGTCCACGTGGTCTACATCCCGCGCCACGCGCTGGCCCTCTCGGACGAGGCACTCGACAGCATCGCCGGCACCGCGTTCACGACCGGTCAGGGCTGCGCCGCGGTTCTGAAGCCCGTCCTGACGATCGTGGCCACCTCCGCCCACACCTGCTCGGCCTCCACCACGAACGGTCTGGTCAACGGTCTCATCGATCTCTTCGCCACCCTGGTCGCGGAACGGCACGAGGGGCCGGCCGAGGGAGCCGCGACCACCCGGCACCATCTGGTGCGGTGCGTCCGCAGGCACATAGACGAGAATCTGGGCGACCCCGCCCTGTCCCCCGAGTCCGTGGCACGGGCGCACCACATCTCGGTGCGCTATCTGCACCGGCTCTTCGAGGACGAAGGCATCACCGTCGGCAGGCTGATCCAGCGGCGTCGGCTGGAGAGGTGCGCGTACGAGTTGGCCCGGCGCGGCCGGACCATGCCCACCGTGTCGGCCGTCGCGCAACGCTGGGGCTTCGTCAATCCCGCTCACTTCAGCCGGGTGTTCCGCGGCGCCTACGGCCTCTCCCCCCGCGAATGGCGCGCCCTGCGTCACCAGAGCGGCGCGACGACGCGTACGGCGGATCAGCACGCGGGCACGGAGGTGACCGATCCTTTCCGGCAGTCGGTCCGGTGA
- a CDS encoding SsgA family sporulation/cell division regulator, which produces MSQSLTSVTCDVTAFVSVSEDRRVPLPSRLRYDPTDPYAVRLSLGATMDGPVVWTFARALLVEGMRRPSGAGDVLVLPRHPWLPDTLRVVLRSRAGAALVELPVPEVARFLDSAGRLVPPGTECAYVDVDSGLAQLTGRSD; this is translated from the coding sequence ATGAGCCAATCGCTCACATCGGTCACGTGCGATGTCACCGCTTTCGTCAGCGTCTCCGAGGACCGGCGGGTTCCGCTGCCCAGCCGGCTCCGTTACGACCCGACGGATCCCTATGCCGTCCGTCTCTCCTTGGGAGCGACCATGGACGGACCGGTTGTCTGGACGTTCGCCCGTGCGTTGCTGGTCGAGGGGATGCGCCGGCCGAGCGGTGCCGGAGACGTGCTGGTCCTGCCCCGGCACCCCTGGCTTCCGGACACCCTGCGCGTGGTCCTGCGGTCCCGCGCCGGAGCCGCCCTGGTCGAGCTGCCGGTGCCGGAAGTCGCGCGCTTCCTGGACAGCGCCGGCCGGCTGGTGCCGCCGGGGACGGAATGCGCGTACGTCGACGTGGACAGCGGACTCGCACAGCTCACGGGCCGCAGCGACTGA
- a CDS encoding alpha/beta fold hydrolase → MSHAEKPTVVLVHGAFADASSYSAVIPELLKKGLDVVAPAVPNRSLIGDAAYVASVVRQIDGPVVLVGHSYGGAVITVAGVEENVEALVYLSGYALEVGESLGELQGRFPDSDLAAALVYSPFPIEGSDTPGTDVSVEVDAFPAIFAADVDPELAKALAVSQRPLAAQAFADVAPAAAWKTKPSFGLVSSSDHTINPDVERFGYERAGMTTIEVDSSHLVMLAHPKKVAAFIEEAIEATSK, encoded by the coding sequence ATGTCGCATGCAGAGAAGCCGACCGTTGTCCTGGTGCACGGTGCGTTCGCGGACGCGTCCAGCTATTCCGCCGTCATACCCGAGTTGCTCAAGAAGGGACTGGACGTCGTCGCCCCGGCGGTTCCCAACCGCAGCCTGATCGGGGACGCCGCGTACGTGGCCTCGGTGGTCCGTCAGATCGACGGACCGGTGGTGCTGGTCGGTCACTCCTACGGCGGCGCCGTGATCACGGTGGCCGGCGTGGAGGAGAACGTCGAGGCCCTGGTCTACCTGTCGGGCTACGCGCTGGAGGTCGGCGAGAGCCTGGGCGAACTGCAGGGCCGGTTCCCGGACTCGGATCTGGCCGCGGCGCTGGTGTACTCGCCGTTCCCGATCGAGGGTTCGGACACTCCGGGTACGGACGTGTCGGTGGAGGTCGACGCGTTCCCGGCGATCTTCGCGGCGGACGTCGATCCGGAACTGGCGAAGGCGCTGGCGGTCTCACAACGTCCGCTGGCCGCGCAGGCGTTCGCGGACGTCGCGCCGGCCGCCGCGTGGAAGACGAAGCCGTCCTTCGGCCTGGTGTCGTCCTCGGACCACACGATCAACCCCGACGTCGAGCGTTTCGGTTACGAGCGTGCCGGCATGACCACCATCGAGGTCGACTCCTCGCACCTGGTCATGCTCGCCCACCCCAAGAAGGTCGCGGCCTTCATCGAGGAAGCCATCGAGGCCACCTCCAAGTAG
- a CDS encoding alpha/beta fold hydrolase, with protein MNTSISRRTMTLSAVAGAAALGATGIAHAAPSKTSAAARVPEPKEQLPTIVLVHGAFVDASSWTPVVQRLQRQGHRVVVPPNPLRGVAGDAAYVRSVLDGIDGPVLLAGHAYGGSVISRAAVGSAQVKGLVYIAAFVPDVGESAAGLSDRYPGSSLAGTTVVQKYPLPGGGLGDELVIRQDLFPQQFAAGVAKATARTMAVGQRPITVAALNEPATAAAWKKLPTWYLIATEDRNIPPKAQRWMAARAKAHTITVHAPHAVPVSDPRAVADLLDKAAHAVSAAH; from the coding sequence ATGAACACATCGATCTCGCGCCGCACCATGACCCTTTCCGCGGTGGCCGGTGCGGCCGCCCTCGGGGCCACCGGCATCGCCCACGCCGCCCCTTCGAAGACCTCGGCCGCCGCCAGGGTGCCCGAGCCGAAGGAGCAGCTGCCCACCATCGTGCTGGTGCACGGCGCCTTCGTCGACGCCTCCAGCTGGACTCCCGTGGTGCAGCGGCTCCAGCGTCAGGGCCACCGCGTCGTGGTTCCGCCGAACCCGCTGCGCGGCGTGGCCGGTGACGCCGCCTACGTACGCAGCGTCCTGGACGGCATCGACGGCCCGGTCCTGCTGGCGGGACACGCCTACGGCGGTTCCGTCATCAGCCGTGCCGCGGTCGGTTCCGCCCAGGTCAAGGGGCTGGTCTACATCGCGGCCTTCGTCCCGGACGTCGGCGAGAGCGCCGCCGGGCTGAGCGACAGGTACCCGGGCAGCTCGCTCGCGGGGACCACCGTCGTCCAGAAGTACCCGCTGCCCGGCGGCGGTCTGGGCGACGAGCTGGTCATCAGGCAGGATCTGTTCCCCCAGCAGTTCGCGGCCGGCGTCGCCAAGGCAACCGCCCGGACGATGGCCGTCGGACAGCGCCCGATCACCGTGGCGGCGCTGAACGAACCGGCCACCGCGGCGGCCTGGAAGAAGCTGCCCACCTGGTACCTCATCGCCACCGAGGACCGGAACATCCCGCCGAAGGCACAGCGCTGGATGGCCGCGCGGGCCAAGGCGCACACGATCACCGTGCACGCCCCGCACGCGGTCCCGGTGAGCGACCCGCGTGCCGTCGCCGATCTGCTCGACAAGGCCGCGCACGCCGTCAGCGCCGCCCACTGA
- a CDS encoding MFS transporter, which produces MSSTSKLPAPSRTTNPAPDVPGRLVALLAVASGLTVANLYYAQPLLSSLSDVFGVPTATTGALVTLTQVGYVVGMLFLVPLGDRLEKRKLVTVLLTITTAALVVAGLAPNFPVLLAASLVGGATSVVAQILVPFAANLAPDHARGRVVGRVMSGLLTGILLSRTLSSLISDIAGWRVVFLGSAVLMALLAVALRVSLPQHAPTTSSPYHHVLRSTFQLLRTHPMLRRRGLYQAAMFAVFSAFWTTVSFVLTGPRFHYSAIGVGVFALVGAAGAAVAPLAGRWADRGHARPATGIALVVAALAFALAGFGGHSIVLLALAAIFVDVAVQTTLILGQHTIYALDPGARSRLNSVFIAIFFTGGAIGSQLGTVVYERYGWNGPTVLGAALPLLALVYWAFERRPRQGVTG; this is translated from the coding sequence ATGTCCAGCACAAGCAAGCTCCCCGCCCCGTCCCGGACGACGAACCCCGCCCCGGACGTGCCCGGCCGGCTGGTCGCCCTCCTGGCCGTGGCCAGCGGCCTGACGGTCGCCAACCTCTACTACGCACAGCCCCTGCTGTCCTCGCTGAGCGACGTCTTCGGCGTCCCCACGGCGACGACCGGCGCGCTCGTCACGCTCACCCAGGTCGGCTACGTGGTCGGCATGCTCTTCCTGGTGCCGCTCGGTGACCGGCTGGAGAAGCGGAAACTCGTCACCGTCCTGCTGACGATCACCACCGCGGCACTCGTCGTGGCCGGCCTCGCCCCGAACTTCCCCGTGCTGCTCGCCGCCTCACTGGTCGGCGGAGCCACCTCGGTCGTCGCACAGATCCTGGTGCCGTTCGCGGCGAACCTCGCGCCCGACCACGCCCGGGGACGCGTCGTGGGCCGGGTCATGAGCGGTCTGCTCACCGGCATCCTGCTCTCCCGCACGCTGAGCAGCCTGATCTCCGACATAGCCGGCTGGCGGGTCGTCTTCCTCGGCTCCGCCGTCCTCATGGCCCTCCTCGCGGTGGCGCTCCGCGTGTCCTTGCCGCAGCACGCGCCCACCACCTCGTCCCCGTACCACCACGTACTGCGCTCCACCTTCCAGCTCCTGCGCACGCACCCGATGCTGCGGCGCCGAGGTCTGTACCAGGCGGCGATGTTCGCCGTCTTCAGCGCCTTCTGGACCACTGTCTCCTTCGTCCTGACCGGGCCCCGCTTCCACTACTCCGCGATCGGGGTGGGCGTCTTCGCCCTCGTCGGCGCCGCGGGTGCCGCCGTGGCCCCGCTCGCCGGCCGCTGGGCCGACCGGGGACACGCGCGTCCCGCGACCGGCATCGCTCTCGTGGTCGCGGCACTGGCCTTCGCCCTCGCTGGCTTCGGCGGACACAGCATCGTGCTGCTCGCCCTCGCCGCGATCTTCGTCGACGTGGCGGTGCAGACCACGCTGATCCTCGGTCAGCACACCATCTACGCCCTCGACCCCGGTGCCCGTTCCCGTCTCAACAGCGTCTTCATCGCGATCTTCTTCACCGGTGGCGCGATCGGCTCCCAGCTCGGAACGGTCGTCTACGAGAGGTACGGCTGGAACGGACCGACCGTGCTGGGCGCCGCCCTGCCGCTGCTCGCCCTGGTCTACTGGGCCTTCGAACGGCGGCCGCGGCAGGGTGTCACCGGCTGA